A genomic stretch from Thermoprotei archaeon includes:
- a CDS encoding transposase, whose protein sequence is MEVVKSYRISVEAPKDLIEEYFKVKRKALDGIFSHVKISKKAHLNLKAEDRRELRDGLLREWKYSKHYVDSTINSVIGLVKGWITLYNRGRANEPPKITKRTVYIKSTLFSFRDGILRISVEPNKRYLEVDLRKYDWIPRDFDKVGGLLMTEKELIITVKKRVEPKADKWASFDVNLTNITAFIGGEIKRYDLRELYHIHRVYEVKRQRMQKLSKIKPNTSKRLLEKYSKREKNRAKDFTHKLTTQVAGELKEKNCGAILENLKGVKRRILNGSRKNNRKLSKWNARAFQLMLEYKLKWLNLPVKYVNPANSSKTCPACSGSMASYLGRIIRCEECGLTMDRDVVAVLNLQMRGIGFTQRAPNEIIEGEGLSRNA, encoded by the coding sequence ATGGAGGTAGTTAAGAGCTACAGAATTTCAGTAGAAGCTCCAAAAGATTTAATCGAAGAATACTTCAAAGTTAAGCGGAAGGCTTTAGATGGGATCTTCTCGCACGTTAAGATTTCCAAGAAGGCTCACCTCAACTTGAAAGCTGAGGATAGGAGAGAGCTTAGAGATGGACTGCTACGAGAGTGGAAATACTCAAAGCATTACGTTGATTCAACAATAAACTCCGTTATCGGATTGGTTAAGGGCTGGATAACCCTTTATAATAGGGGGAGGGCGAATGAGCCTCCTAAGATAACTAAGAGGACAGTCTACATTAAGAGCACGCTCTTCAGCTTCAGAGATGGTATACTGAGGATAAGCGTAGAGCCTAATAAGCGGTATCTTGAGGTTGACTTAAGAAAGTACGACTGGATTCCAAGAGACTTTGATAAAGTCGGTGGGCTACTTATGACTGAGAAGGAGCTGATAATTACGGTTAAGAAGAGGGTTGAGCCCAAAGCTGATAAGTGGGCTTCCTTCGATGTTAACTTAACGAACATAACAGCTTTCATAGGTGGCGAGATCAAGCGCTATGACTTAAGAGAGCTCTACCATATTCACAGAGTTTATGAGGTTAAAAGACAGAGGATGCAAAAGTTATCTAAGATTAAGCCCAATACATCAAAGAGACTATTAGAGAAGTACTCTAAGCGTGAGAAGAATAGGGCTAAAGACTTCACGCACAAACTAACCACGCAGGTTGCAGGGGAGCTCAAGGAGAAGAACTGCGGAGCGATACTTGAAAACCTGAAAGGTGTAAAGAGGCGAATCCTCAACGGCTCAAGGAAAAATAACAGAAAGCTCTCAAAGTGGAACGCAAGAGCATTCCAACTCATGCTCGAATACAAGCTTAAATGGCTTAACCTTCCAGTGAAATACGTTAACCCAGCTAACTCATCTAAAACCTGCCCAGCCTGCTCTGGAAGCATGGCTTCCTATCTGGGCAGGATAATAAGATGCGAAGAATGCGGGTTAACAATGGATAGGGACGTTGTAGCGGTGTTGAACCTTCAGATGCGGGGAATTGGGTTCACCCAAAGAGCCCCCAATGAAATAATTGAGGGGGAAGGGTTAAGTAGGAATGCATAG
- a CDS encoding metallophosphoesterase: MLLLVVSDIHGNLRALNKIVKAVAGKKVDAVIVAGDVTDFGTGENAIQTLNILKDVNKKIFYVPGNCDYVDTFDIKELEEMNIHGKHAKINDLFVVGVGGSVETPFSTPFELGEEEIDSLLEKAYRSAKQPKNFILVSHTPPYNTRLDLTYSGLHTGSKTVRAFIEEHKPMLVVCGHIHEARGTDKLGESLMVNPGPARKGYYALVSIEKSHEIEIFLGEA, encoded by the coding sequence ATGTTACTATTAGTCGTGAGCGATATACACGGAAATCTTAGAGCTTTAAATAAAATAGTAAAAGCTGTTGCCGGGAAGAAAGTAGATGCTGTCATAGTGGCAGGTGATGTGACAGATTTTGGTACTGGTGAGAACGCCATTCAAACTCTAAACATACTTAAGGATGTGAATAAAAAAATATTCTACGTACCGGGTAATTGTGATTATGTTGACACGTTTGATATTAAAGAACTAGAGGAGATGAATATACACGGAAAACATGCGAAAATTAATGATCTGTTTGTTGTGGGAGTAGGCGGTTCCGTTGAAACACCGTTCTCTACACCATTTGAATTGGGTGAGGAAGAAATAGATTCGTTGCTTGAGAAGGCTTATAGGTCAGCAAAGCAACCGAAAAACTTTATTTTAGTATCCCACACACCACCTTACAATACAAGACTCGATTTAACATATAGTGGACTACATACAGGAAGTAAAACAGTAAGGGCCTTCATAGAAGAGCATAAACCGATGTTAGTTGTATGCGGCCACATTCATGAAGCAAGAGGCACAGATAAGTTAGGGGAAAGTTTAATGGTTAATCCTGGTCCTGCACGAAAAGGATATTATGCATTGGTAAGCATAGAAAAATCACATGAAATAGAAATATTCCTAGGTGAAGCTTAA
- a CDS encoding helix-turn-helix domain-containing protein, translating to MSGDHEELLRPKDVAKIFNISVKTLWEWQRKGIIRTVKLPTGKLRYPRSEVERLWR from the coding sequence ATGTCTGGAGATCACGAAGAACTGCTTAGACCAAAAGATGTTGCAAAGATATTCAACATCTCAGTTAAGACTCTCTGGGAGTGGCAGAGGAAAGGCATTATTAGGACTGTTAAACTTCCAACTGGTAAGCTCCGCTACCCGAGGAGCGAAGTTGAGAGGCTATGGAGGTAG
- a CDS encoding PLP-dependent aspartate aminotransferase family protein: MVRFATKAVRGGQKPDPTTGAILTPIYQTATYVLEEVGKTKGYDYSRTNNPTRTVLEKLIAELENAKFGLAFASGLAAEDATLKLLNQGEHVVCSDDMYGGTYRLFEQVLRRYGLTFTYVDTTKAENVKKVIRENTKMVWIETPSNPLLKVSDVKAISKITRKRKILLVVDSTFATPYFLRPLELGADIVVHSTTKYLSGHNQLIGGAIATNDQKIYEKLKFIQNAIGAVPSPFDCWLTILGIKTLHLRMEKHDENAKKVVKFLERHPKVERVIYPGYSGIISFELKGGLESAKKLMNSVKLCYLAESLGATETMITHPATMTHASIPREERIKRGISDGLVRLSVGIEDVEDIIQDLKQALDKV, translated from the coding sequence ATGGTAAGGTTTGCAACAAAAGCAGTTAGAGGAGGACAAAAACCAGATCCCACAACTGGTGCTATTCTAACTCCAATCTATCAGACAGCAACGTATGTGTTGGAAGAAGTAGGGAAAACTAAAGGCTACGATTATTCCAGAACTAACAACCCAACAAGAACTGTATTAGAAAAATTGATTGCTGAACTAGAAAATGCAAAATTTGGTTTAGCCTTTGCTTCTGGTTTAGCGGCAGAAGACGCAACCTTAAAATTGTTAAATCAAGGCGAGCACGTGGTATGCTCTGATGATATGTATGGTGGAACTTATCGTTTGTTTGAGCAAGTGCTGCGAAGGTATGGATTAACTTTCACTTACGTTGATACAACTAAAGCCGAAAACGTGAAAAAAGTTATAAGAGAAAATACAAAAATGGTTTGGATAGAAACTCCATCAAACCCACTGCTGAAAGTTTCAGACGTAAAGGCAATATCAAAAATTACAAGAAAAAGGAAAATTTTGTTAGTGGTTGACAGCACTTTTGCCACACCATATTTTCTAAGACCTTTAGAGCTAGGTGCAGATATAGTTGTTCATAGCACTACAAAATATCTTAGCGGTCATAATCAATTGATAGGAGGAGCGATAGCAACTAATGATCAAAAAATTTATGAAAAATTAAAGTTTATTCAAAATGCTATAGGTGCAGTACCTTCGCCTTTCGATTGTTGGTTAACAATATTAGGAATAAAGACATTACATTTAAGGATGGAAAAACATGATGAGAACGCAAAAAAGGTTGTAAAATTTCTAGAGAGACACCCTAAAGTTGAGAGGGTAATTTATCCTGGATATAGCGGGATAATATCCTTTGAATTAAAAGGTGGATTAGAGTCAGCGAAGAAGTTAATGAATTCAGTTAAACTATGCTATCTTGCAGAAAGCTTAGGTGCAACAGAAACTATGATTACACATCCAGCAACTATGACCCACGCATCAATACCGAGAGAAGAAAGAATAAAAAGAGGCATATCCGACGGATTAGTTAGGTTATCTGTTGGAATAGAGGATGTAGAAGATATAATTCAAGATTTAAAACAGGCTCTAGATAAAGTCTAA
- a CDS encoding cystathionine beta-synthase — protein MKIANNILELIGNTPLVRLNKITKGLKPTILAKLEYLNPGGSVKDRIGVAMIEAAEKEGKIKPGYTIIEPTSGNTGIGLALAAAVKGYNIIFTIPDKMSKEKIDLLRAFGAKVIITPTNVSPDDPKSYTKVAERLAKEIPNSFIPNQYFNPANPEIHYRTTGPEIWEQTDGRVDVLVAGVGTGGTITGVGKYLKEKNPKIKIVGVDPEGSMYHHKFYGTEGEIHTYKVEGIGEDFMPSTFDMKIVDEFIVVNDKDAFLTARRLAKEEGIFAGGSAGAAVYAALQVAKDLDENKTIVVILPDTGRNYINKIYSDEWMMEQGFLESMDERIPVEDILALKTRAVPRVISVKPTDTLENAIDLMKFYNISQLPVIEDEVQVGSIREITLVKKLSSKGANPKQQIKEVMEEPLPQVQIKDKILNPFLLLKDKNALLVLDGKKIVDIITTIDVITYYLKRGVK, from the coding sequence ATGAAAATTGCTAATAACATTTTAGAATTAATTGGTAACACTCCTTTAGTGAGATTGAACAAAATCACTAAAGGTTTGAAGCCAACTATTTTAGCTAAATTAGAATATCTCAATCCAGGAGGAAGTGTTAAGGATAGGATAGGAGTAGCAATGATTGAAGCTGCCGAAAAAGAAGGAAAAATTAAACCAGGGTATACGATAATTGAACCTACTTCTGGTAATACTGGCATAGGATTAGCTTTAGCAGCTGCTGTTAAAGGATACAATATAATTTTTACTATTCCAGATAAGATGAGTAAAGAGAAAATAGATTTGTTAAGGGCTTTTGGCGCAAAGGTAATAATTACCCCAACAAACGTTTCTCCGGACGATCCAAAAAGTTATACAAAAGTTGCTGAAAGGCTTGCTAAAGAAATTCCAAATTCCTTCATTCCAAATCAATATTTCAATCCTGCTAATCCTGAGATTCATTACAGAACGACAGGGCCAGAAATTTGGGAACAAACTGATGGTAGAGTCGATGTTTTAGTTGCTGGTGTAGGGACAGGGGGAACTATTACTGGAGTGGGAAAGTACTTGAAAGAAAAAAATCCTAAAATTAAAATTGTTGGTGTAGATCCAGAAGGTTCTATGTATCATCATAAGTTCTACGGTACTGAAGGAGAAATTCACACTTATAAAGTTGAAGGGATAGGAGAAGATTTCATGCCTTCTACTTTTGACATGAAAATTGTTGACGAATTTATTGTTGTAAATGATAAAGATGCTTTTCTAACCGCAAGAAGACTTGCTAAAGAAGAAGGTATATTTGCTGGTGGTTCGGCAGGTGCAGCTGTCTATGCAGCATTACAGGTTGCTAAAGATTTAGATGAAAACAAAACAATTGTCGTTATTCTACCAGATACAGGAAGAAATTACATTAATAAAATTTATTCTGATGAATGGATGATGGAACAAGGGTTTTTAGAAAGCATGGATGAAAGAATTCCAGTTGAAGATATACTTGCTCTAAAAACTAGAGCTGTGCCGCGTGTTATTTCTGTAAAACCTACTGATACTTTAGAGAACGCAATAGATTTAATGAAATTTTATAATATTTCACAATTACCCGTGATCGAAGACGAAGTTCAAGTTGGTAGCATAAGAGAAATAACACTGGTTAAAAAGCTCTCTAGTAAGGGAGCTAATCCAAAACAACAAATTAAAGAAGTGATGGAAGAACCCTTACCACAAGTACAAATAAAGGACAAAATATTGAATCCTTTTCTTTTATTGAAAGATAAAAATGCTTTACTTGTTCTAGACGGAAAGAAAATTGTTGATATAATTACTACAATAGACGTGATTACCTATTATTTGAAAAGGGGGGTGAAATAA
- a CDS encoding aldehyde ferredoxin oxidoreductase family protein gives MSIVVSGMINGYNDRILIVDLDERSSKVKSIDRSIAKMFIGGKGLANYFLYEYNIWNYDAYSPNNLLVFATGPFGGLPLTMATRAWVAFKSPLTNILGGSNLGGTLGAVMKYAGVDMLVVKGASKDPVYLIVRDERVDFKDASHLWSKDAIKCEEILWKDHGKDSAVLAIGPAGENLVRYASINHDRWRQFGRTGPGAVMGSKKLKAIVFQPADKSVSVADPNGFSEYLKRFNLRLSTDGSIKSLREGGTPRLVEVANGMGFFPSYYWSKVYIENWQKIAWPNLRSNYFLHPAACLYCSAACHRLVESRKFDVKVDIEYETIFALGSNLGIVDPDSIIVFNDLADRLGMDTISLGNTIGFAIELSKKGKLELKIDWDNTEAVKKLIVDIAYRKGVGDLLADGVAIAARRLDAENLAVHVKGLEPAAYDPRSLKGMALNYAIAGRGADHLGTMAYALDIAGKAGGKDSLGEEKVRAIINYENLSALMDSLLLCKFGRYVYDFQVITDLLNLVTGFNYNVNEVIKAGERIITLTRLINVKMGVNKVKDQLPRKWFEPIEFENKKYVITKDEFENALSVYYKLRGWDENGIPKPEKLAELNIITQ, from the coding sequence TTGAGTATTGTAGTATCAGGTATGATAAACGGTTATAATGATAGAATATTAATTGTTGATCTTGATGAGAGGAGCAGTAAGGTTAAGAGTATTGATAGGAGCATTGCTAAGATGTTTATTGGTGGAAAGGGATTGGCGAACTACTTTTTGTATGAGTATAACATTTGGAATTATGATGCGTATTCTCCGAATAATTTATTAGTGTTTGCCACCGGGCCTTTCGGTGGATTGCCCTTGACTATGGCAACACGCGCATGGGTTGCTTTTAAATCTCCCTTGACAAATATTCTCGGTGGTTCTAATCTCGGTGGTACATTGGGTGCTGTGATGAAGTATGCCGGTGTGGATATGTTGGTTGTGAAAGGTGCGTCGAAGGATCCTGTTTATTTGATTGTCAGGGATGAGCGCGTTGATTTTAAGGATGCATCTCATTTGTGGAGTAAGGATGCCATAAAGTGTGAGGAGATTTTATGGAAGGATCATGGTAAGGACAGCGCTGTGTTAGCGATAGGTCCTGCGGGTGAGAATCTTGTAAGATATGCTTCTATTAATCATGATAGGTGGAGGCAATTTGGGAGAACTGGACCTGGTGCTGTTATGGGCAGTAAAAAGCTTAAGGCTATAGTGTTTCAACCTGCTGATAAGAGTGTTAGTGTTGCCGATCCTAATGGTTTTTCTGAGTATTTGAAGAGATTTAATTTGAGGCTCTCGACTGATGGTTCCATTAAATCGCTTAGAGAGGGTGGTACGCCTAGGCTTGTTGAGGTTGCAAATGGGATGGGCTTTTTCCCAAGCTACTATTGGTCTAAGGTTTATATTGAGAATTGGCAGAAAATAGCGTGGCCGAATTTAAGGAGCAATTATTTCTTGCATCCAGCAGCTTGCTTATATTGTTCAGCAGCATGTCATCGCCTCGTGGAATCTAGGAAGTTTGATGTTAAAGTTGATATTGAATATGAAACGATCTTTGCTTTGGGTAGTAACCTTGGAATTGTTGATCCTGATTCGATAATCGTGTTCAATGATTTAGCTGATAGACTTGGTATGGATACAATCTCTCTTGGTAATACTATTGGCTTTGCAATCGAGCTTTCTAAAAAGGGTAAATTAGAGTTAAAAATTGACTGGGACAACACTGAAGCTGTTAAAAAACTAATAGTGGACATTGCATACCGTAAAGGTGTTGGAGATCTTTTAGCTGATGGAGTAGCTATTGCTGCAAGAAGATTGGATGCTGAGAATTTAGCTGTACACGTGAAAGGACTTGAACCTGCAGCCTATGATCCTAGATCACTAAAAGGGATGGCATTGAATTACGCTATTGCTGGTAGGGGCGCTGACCATCTTGGGACAATGGCTTACGCCCTCGATATTGCCGGCAAGGCTGGCGGTAAAGATTCTCTCGGTGAAGAGAAGGTAAGAGCTATCATTAATTACGAGAATTTAAGCGCGCTCATGGATTCTTTGTTACTTTGTAAGTTTGGTCGTTATGTTTATGATTTCCAAGTGATAACAGACCTTTTAAACCTAGTTACTGGCTTTAACTATAACGTTAACGAAGTTATTAAAGCTGGTGAGAGAATAATCACTCTAACTCGTTTAATAAACGTAAAAATGGGTGTCAATAAGGTTAAGGATCAACTTCCGAGAAAATGGTTTGAACCTATTGAGTTCGAGAACAAAAAGTATGTAATAACTAAAGATGAATTCGAGAATGCACTAAGCGTATATTATAAGTTAAGAGGCTGGGATGAAAACGGCATACCAAAACCTGAAAAACTCGCTGAACTAAATATAATAACCCAATAA
- a CDS encoding glycosyltransferase family 2 protein translates to MIVSAELITFGVVSLVYIIQFYFFMISFLSIVFNFKERVWLNPKPRFDVPVAILFPVYKEKCESIRRTLMSILKQKYDKNLLRIIIIVEKNDEESDSCVSSACSVLTENGVEYEIVRRTNSRSSKAAALNDALLRVQEPVVVVYDADDDIIDPYQIGKGVSLIMSGFDAIGVKVLRVGKKLTQTLSYIDTFFWVNVSLPGITVVSGYPLLSGEGLFVSRKALEVIGGFPDTLTEDSMLTLEFAKHGLRIGLLNSVVHEPAPKSMLSLIKQRIRWHRGYAQCFVRTMKSSIPLSSKIVIGMSYTSPISLIIIAFSSIYVFVLIPLSAIYHVQLNLGIFLLSLFSILTSVSAPIYLIASKADIPRKESFPILLLYWVLLGLTTIYSLIMPKIPWYRTERT, encoded by the coding sequence ATGATAGTTAGTGCGGAATTAATAACGTTTGGTGTTGTGTCTCTGGTTTACATCATTCAGTTTTATTTTTTTATGATATCGTTTCTCAGTATAGTTTTTAATTTTAAGGAAAGAGTTTGGTTAAATCCTAAGCCTCGGTTTGATGTGCCTGTGGCTATACTTTTTCCTGTGTATAAGGAGAAATGTGAAAGTATTAGGAGAACGCTTATGAGCATCTTAAAACAGAAATATGATAAGAATTTGTTAAGAATTATAATAATTGTTGAGAAGAACGATGAGGAGAGCGATAGTTGTGTTAGTTCTGCATGCAGTGTTTTAACTGAGAATGGTGTTGAATATGAGATTGTAAGGAGGACTAATTCTAGGAGTTCTAAGGCTGCGGCGCTCAATGACGCTTTATTGCGCGTACAAGAACCGGTCGTGGTCGTTTATGATGCTGATGATGATATAATAGATCCTTATCAGATTGGCAAAGGAGTCTCTCTAATAATGAGTGGTTTTGACGCTATTGGAGTTAAAGTTTTAAGAGTGGGGAAAAAATTAACACAAACTCTGTCATATATAGATACATTCTTTTGGGTTAATGTCTCTTTGCCAGGAATAACAGTGGTATCAGGATACCCACTCTTAAGTGGAGAGGGTTTGTTCGTATCACGTAAAGCTCTTGAAGTCATAGGAGGATTTCCAGATACTTTAACTGAGGATTCTATGTTAACATTAGAGTTTGCAAAGCATGGATTAAGAATAGGATTATTAAACAGTGTTGTTCATGAACCAGCACCAAAGTCTATGTTATCGTTAATCAAGCAAAGAATCAGATGGCATAGAGGTTACGCACAATGTTTTGTAAGAACCATGAAATCTTCCATACCTCTGAGTTCAAAGATTGTTATAGGAATGTCATACACATCGCCAATATCACTAATAATAATAGCATTTTCATCAATTTATGTATTTGTATTAATTCCTCTCAGTGCAATTTATCATGTGCAGTTAAACTTAGGAATATTCCTTTTAAGCCTATTTTCAATATTAACGTCAGTTTCAGCACCAATATACTTGATCGCATCTAAAGCAGACATACCAAGAAAAGAAAGTTTCCCAATACTCTTACTATATTGGGTTCTTTTAGGACTAACAACAATATACTCACTAATAATGCCTAAAATACCATGGTATAGAACAGAACGAACATAA
- a CDS encoding ParB N-terminal domain-containing protein translates to MNVFALERIEKTLATPKFKQELLKGTKLPERTLTYNLSILKKKGLIKEVPVFIDLRKKLFTLSEVKWVILMNEFTQKASIIKLEELKEHEKVDPKYLNVLKNQIKSDGILKKPIAVDKNFNIVLDGHHRLQSLKKLGYTRIPVVFIDYQPPAIQVLAWRGEEKITKEVISAALSGKKLPPKTSKHMIVVNGNLEDISTIEKEVNIPLEKLR, encoded by the coding sequence GTGAACGTCTTTGCCTTGGAAAGAATTGAAAAAACTTTGGCTACTCCTAAGTTTAAACAAGAACTATTAAAAGGAACAAAACTTCCTGAGAGAACTTTGACTTATAATCTTAGTATTTTAAAGAAAAAGGGTTTGATAAAAGAGGTTCCCGTTTTCATAGATCTGAGAAAAAAATTGTTTACGTTGAGTGAAGTTAAATGGGTGATTTTAATGAACGAGTTTACACAGAAAGCTAGCATAATTAAACTAGAAGAGTTGAAGGAACATGAAAAAGTAGACCCTAAATATTTGAATGTGCTAAAGAATCAGATAAAGTCTGATGGAATTTTAAAAAAGCCAATAGCTGTTGATAAAAATTTTAATATCGTTCTCGACGGTCATCACAGATTGCAATCGCTCAAAAAATTAGGTTATACAAGAATTCCAGTAGTCTTTATAGATTATCAACCACCAGCAATACAGGTGCTAGCTTGGAGGGGAGAGGAAAAAATAACAAAGGAAGTAATTAGTGCTGCGCTATCAGGAAAAAAGTTGCCACCTAAAACTTCTAAGCACATGATCGTCGTGAATGGTAATTTGGAAGATATATCAACAATAGAAAAGGAGGTAAACATTCCTTTAGAGAAATTAAGATAG
- a CDS encoding thiamine pyrophosphate-binding protein, with translation MAIMEFTTARLLCETLKTMNVKRVYGIIGTSVLDFVDILYDYKHTIRYVTVRHEQVAVSMADAESRVSGGFGVALVHAGPGFLNSLISLGIAYKDRVPLLLISGGVRRRLFKTNSWLEVDQESIAKPISKYYVRIDSPEDALNAISEAFINLRKPPGGPVVLEVAEDVWNMKVKVKKDYFEELSKSSTYSKEVSEDSVLNVLEDLKRSERPLILACGEVANPGIEDLLKELAERIGAYVVTSGNGRGSCPEDHPKCLGRVGFGGGAVPADYALKECDYLLVLGSEFDDITTYAYTLLPKGNILVVSLDPLVDLRPTYYEVLRVDPYVFTHKLVEIAKKKELRLSKPNWDILVDEAKHRWESILHDALTRSYERSVNPAKFFKKLDEALPRDKVITAGQGMHVLYTYDFMRVYSVRSFLASTNLGAMGYAFPAALGAKLAMPHRKVVAVVGDGDFMMTLQDLETAVRENIPVNVIVVNDHSYRVLYFRQVVQKMGKIYGTLLGNPDFVKIAESFRVKGIAVENDNDIEYAINTIVKMQEPLVIDLRINKDDLPPLNLEASLRMTEV, from the coding sequence ATGGCTATCATGGAGTTTACTACTGCAAGGCTCCTGTGCGAAACTTTGAAAACTATGAACGTGAAGAGAGTATATGGGATTATAGGCACTAGTGTTTTAGACTTTGTGGATATATTATATGATTACAAACACACGATAAGATATGTTACTGTTAGGCATGAGCAAGTGGCAGTTAGTATGGCAGATGCTGAATCCAGAGTTAGCGGAGGTTTTGGAGTTGCATTAGTACATGCTGGACCTGGGTTCCTAAACTCTCTAATAAGCTTAGGAATAGCCTATAAAGATAGAGTACCACTTCTATTGATTTCAGGAGGTGTTAGGAGAAGGCTTTTCAAAACAAATTCCTGGCTAGAAGTAGACCAGGAATCTATTGCTAAACCCATCTCGAAATATTACGTTAGGATAGATTCTCCTGAAGATGCTTTAAATGCTATTAGTGAAGCATTTATTAATCTAAGGAAACCTCCAGGTGGACCTGTGGTTTTAGAAGTAGCAGAGGATGTGTGGAATATGAAGGTTAAGGTTAAGAAAGATTACTTTGAAGAACTCTCTAAGTCCTCCACGTACTCTAAAGAAGTTAGCGAGGACTCTGTTTTAAATGTTTTAGAGGACCTTAAGAGGTCTGAGAGACCTCTAATTTTAGCTTGTGGTGAGGTTGCTAATCCCGGTATTGAAGATTTGTTAAAAGAGCTTGCCGAGAGAATTGGAGCATATGTGGTGACTTCTGGTAATGGTAGAGGTTCATGTCCAGAGGATCATCCGAAATGTTTAGGTAGAGTAGGTTTCGGTGGAGGAGCTGTACCAGCAGATTACGCTCTTAAGGAATGTGATTATTTGTTAGTTTTAGGTAGCGAATTTGATGATATAACTACTTATGCGTATACTTTACTTCCTAAGGGAAACATTTTAGTGGTTAGTTTAGATCCTTTAGTAGACCTTAGACCTACTTATTATGAAGTTTTAAGAGTAGACCCTTATGTTTTTACACACAAGTTAGTAGAGATTGCTAAGAAGAAAGAATTGCGACTTTCGAAACCTAACTGGGATATACTTGTAGATGAAGCTAAACATAGATGGGAATCCATTCTTCATGATGCCCTAACTAGAAGTTATGAGAGAAGTGTTAATCCCGCAAAGTTCTTCAAGAAGCTAGATGAGGCCCTTCCGAGGGATAAGGTGATAACTGCAGGTCAAGGCATGCATGTGCTTTATACTTACGATTTTATGAGAGTTTACAGCGTAAGAAGCTTCTTGGCATCTACAAATCTGGGAGCTATGGGATATGCTTTCCCAGCCGCGTTGGGAGCTAAGCTCGCAATGCCTCATAGAAAAGTTGTAGCAGTTGTTGGAGATGGGGATTTTATGATGACTCTACAAGACCTTGAGACTGCAGTTAGAGAAAATATACCAGTAAATGTTATAGTAGTGAACGACCACTCTTACCGTGTACTTTACTTTAGGCAAGTTGTGCAGAAAATGGGAAAAATTTACGGTACATTGTTAGGAAACCCTGACTTTGTAAAAATTGCAGAATCCTTCAGAGTTAAAGGTATTGCTGTTGAAAATGATAATGACATAGAGTATGCTATCAACACTATAGTCAAAATGCAAGAACCTTTAGTAATAGATTTAAGGATTAATAAGGATGATCTGCCACCATTAAATTTAGAAGCGTCACTTAGGATGACTGAAGTCTAG